From Mycobacterium lacus, one genomic window encodes:
- the lpqN gene encoding envelope biogenesis lipoprotein LpqN, producing MKVFIAAIATMALSLALVGCGSEKSGTKASTSTSASTSTSTTTSTTTPATPGAQAHKTIADYVTENQITETPIHHGDPGSPNINLPVPNGWQLLPESAGAPYGGIAYSQPTDPNDPPTIAALVSKLTGNVDPAKIIEYAPGELQNLPGYEGSGNGTASTLGGFQAWQLGGSYTKLGKKRAVAQKTVVIPVPAQGAVYVLQLNAEALDDEAGPLMDATGVIDDQTTITLP from the coding sequence ATGAAGGTTTTCATCGCGGCAATCGCGACTATGGCGTTGAGCCTGGCGCTCGTTGGTTGCGGCTCTGAGAAGTCCGGTACCAAAGCATCGACGTCGACGTCCGCGTCGACGTCAACCTCGACAACAACATCGACGACAACCCCTGCGACACCAGGCGCGCAGGCCCACAAGACGATCGCCGACTACGTCACCGAAAACCAGATCACCGAGACCCCCATCCATCACGGCGACCCCGGATCCCCGAACATCAACCTGCCCGTGCCCAACGGTTGGCAGCTGCTCCCCGAAAGCGCGGGCGCACCCTATGGCGGAATCGCCTACAGCCAGCCGACGGACCCCAACGACCCCCCCACCATTGCGGCGCTCGTCTCCAAGCTGACGGGCAACGTCGACCCCGCGAAGATCATCGAATACGCCCCGGGTGAGTTGCAGAACCTGCCGGGATACGAGGGCTCCGGCAATGGAACGGCGTCGACTCTTGGCGGCTTTCAGGCGTGGCAGCTGGGCGGCTCATACACGAAGCTCGGCAAGAAGCGGGCCGTCGCACAGAAGACCGTGGTGATCCCCGTTCCCGCCCAGGGGGCGGTATACGTGCTTCAGCTCAACGCCGAAGCCCTCGACGACGAGGCAGGTCCGCTGATGGACGCCACCGGCGTCATCGACGACCAAACAACCATCACCCTCCCCTGA